A single genomic interval of Helianthus annuus cultivar XRQ/B chromosome 13, HanXRQr2.0-SUNRISE, whole genome shotgun sequence harbors:
- the LOC110898983 gene encoding grpE protein homolog 2, mitochondrial: protein MVVGRITLRIARTLVSRCRSSLITNGGSHNNLSVSIFGNHHHSLSDSRNKVLARQISLLHNSALNSFAFQRFGISSSASPQSNEKATSENGGTATDENATSEDKGQVDEDLTMEDLIKLVTEKEELLKTKQDEIEKMKDKVLRTYADMENIMDRTKREADNSKKFAIQNFAKSLLDVADNLDRASSVVKESFAKIDASKDTTGAVPLLKTLLEGVEMTEKQLAEVFKKFGVEKYDPTNEEFDPNRHNAVFQVPDNTKAPDTVAVVLKAGYTLHDRIIRPAEVGVIIKAE from the exons ATGGTAGTCGGTAGGATCACCCTTCGGATTGCCAGAACCCTCGTTTCTCGATGCCGAAGCTCCTTGATCACCAATGGCGGATCTCATAATAATCTCTCGGTTTCAATATTCGGAAACCACCATCACTCTCTTTCTGATTCACGGAACAAG GTGCTAGCACGTCAAATATCTTTATTACATAACTCTGCTCTTAATTCATTCGCTTTTCAAAGATTCGGGATCTCGTCATCTGCATCTCCACAATCCAACGAAAAGGCAACTTCTGAAAATGGAGGAACAGCTACAGACGAAAATGCTACTTCTGAAGACAAAGGACAAG TTGACGAAGATTTGACAATGGAGGATCTGATTAAACTAGTGACCGAGAAGGAGGAACTTTTGAAGACAAAACAAGACGAGATTGAGAAAATGAAAGATAAAGTTCTTCGAACGTATGCAGATATGGAAAACATCATGGACAGGACCAAAAGAGAGGCAGATAACTCTAAAAAGTTTGCGATTCAG AATTTTGCAAAGAGTTTACTGGATGTAGCGGATAATCTGGATAGAGCTTCTTCGGTTGTAAAAGAGAGTTTTGCTAAGATCGATGCATCTAAGGACACTACTGGAGCCGTTCCGCTTTTAAAAACGCTTCTTGAAGGCGTCGAGATGACCGAAAAACAGCTAGCAGAG GTTTTCAAGAAATTTGGAGTAGAGAAGTACGATCCAACAAACGAGGAGTTCGATCCAAACAGGCATAATGCAGTGTTTCAAGTGCCAGATAATACCAAGGCTCCCGATACTGTTGCGGTCGTTCtcaag GCAGGATACACGCTCCATGATCGAATAATACGACCTGCTGAAGTTGGTGTGATCATAAAGGCGGAATAA